In Gemmobacter sp. 24YEA27, a genomic segment contains:
- a CDS encoding LysR family transcriptional regulator, with protein MAETEGRVTLWGIEVFLAAAEEGAISAAARRLGVSPSAVSQQLSGLEAALGTVLLDRGARPVRMTPAGTMFRRHAQTMLNAAQEARAELARSDLAGLTTLRLGMIEDFEADVTPRLLSALARELPGCRFLLETGPSHRLLEKLDARALDIVVAADLPGEVTWEGEREQHPILREPFLAIRPKSGAADLPLIQYSARHLMGRQIAAHLLREGQRPAARFELDSYHAILAMVAGGEGWAILPPLALHQARRFRAEVEVSPLPFAALSRSLSLMARADVMRDIPALIAGRLRILVREEVQTPALQDWPWLKDQLSIL; from the coding sequence ATGGCGGAAACCGAGGGCCGTGTAACGCTCTGGGGGATCGAGGTTTTCCTCGCTGCCGCCGAGGAGGGTGCGATTTCTGCAGCCGCGCGGCGGCTCGGGGTCAGCCCGTCGGCGGTCAGCCAGCAATTGAGCGGGCTTGAAGCCGCGCTTGGCACGGTCCTGCTGGATCGCGGCGCAAGGCCGGTGCGGATGACCCCGGCGGGGACGATGTTCCGCCGCCATGCCCAGACCATGCTGAATGCAGCTCAGGAGGCGCGGGCGGAACTCGCGCGATCTGATCTGGCCGGGCTGACCACGCTGCGCCTTGGCATGATCGAGGATTTCGAAGCCGATGTGACGCCCCGGCTTTTATCGGCACTGGCGCGCGAATTGCCGGGCTGCCGCTTTCTGCTCGAGACCGGGCCGTCGCACCGTCTGCTGGAAAAGCTCGACGCGCGGGCGCTGGATATCGTGGTGGCGGCGGATCTGCCCGGCGAAGTGACCTGGGAAGGAGAGCGGGAGCAGCATCCGATCCTGCGCGAGCCGTTTCTGGCAATCCGGCCGAAAAGCGGCGCGGCGGATCTGCCGCTGATCCAGTATTCCGCCCGGCATCTGATGGGCCGCCAGATCGCGGCGCATCTCTTGCGCGAGGGCCAGCGCCCTGCGGCGCGCTTCGAGCTCGACAGCTATCACGCGATCCTTGCCATGGTGGCCGGGGGCGAGGGCTGGGCTATTCTGCCGCCGCTGGCGCTGCATCAGGCGCGGCGCTTCCGCGCCGAGGTAGAGGTCTCACCCCTGCCCTTCGCCGCCCTGTCGCGCAGCCTCTCGCTGATGGCGCGCGCGGACGTCATGCGCGATATACCAGCCCTGATTGCGGGCCGGTTGCGGATCCTTGTGCGCGAGGAAGTTCAGACCCCTGCCCTGCAGGACTGGCCCTGGCTGAAAGACCAGCTCTCAATCCTGTAA
- a CDS encoding ArsC/Spx/MgsR family protein yields the protein MILYGIPTCDTCKKAIRTLEAAGRDVTFRDIRKDPLSEAEIQEIVTEFGERVINKQSTSYRAFSDFLKASEPEAQIAAQPTVMKRPLIRDGASWTIGWDEAIEGRLTAG from the coding sequence ATGATCCTCTACGGCATCCCGACCTGTGACACCTGCAAAAAGGCGATCCGCACGCTGGAAGCGGCCGGGCGTGACGTCACGTTCCGCGATATCCGCAAGGATCCGCTCTCGGAGGCCGAGATTCAGGAGATCGTCACCGAATTCGGAGAGCGCGTGATCAACAAACAATCGACCAGCTACCGCGCCTTTTCCGATTTCCTGAAGGCATCTGAGCCAGAGGCGCAGATCGCCGCACAGCCCACCGTGATGAAGCGCCCGCTGATCCGCGACGGGGCCAGCTGGACCATCGGCTGGGATGAGGCCATCGAGGGGCGTCTGACCGCAGGCTGA
- a CDS encoding VOC family protein produces the protein MTIRYLHTMVRVLDLEKSMAFYQLLGLEETRRIDNEGGRFTLVFLAPPGQPDCPVELTFNWDGDDGLPSDSRHFGHLAYEVDDIYATCAHLEANGVVINRPPRDGRMAFVRSPDNVSIELLQKGGALPPAEPWSSKQNIGHW, from the coding sequence ATGACGATCCGCTATCTTCACACCATGGTCCGGGTGCTGGACCTTGAAAAATCCATGGCATTCTACCAGCTTCTCGGGCTGGAAGAGACCCGCCGCATCGATAATGAGGGTGGCCGCTTCACGCTGGTCTTTCTCGCGCCGCCCGGCCAGCCGGACTGCCCGGTCGAGCTGACTTTCAACTGGGATGGCGATGACGGGCTGCCCTCGGACAGCCGTCATTTCGGGCATCTCGCCTATGAGGTTGACGATATCTACGCCACCTGCGCGCATCTCGAGGCCAATGGCGTGGTTATCAACCGCCCCCCGCGCGATGGTCGTATGGCCTTCGTGCGCAGCCCCGACAATGTCTCGATCGAGCTGTTGCAAAAGGGCGGCGCGCTGCCGCCGGCAGAGCCCTGGAGCTCGAAGCAGAATATCGGTCACTGGTAA
- a CDS encoding alpha/beta hydrolase, translating to MTEFLTSPQGRRLAFTQTAGSGPTVVFLGGFKSDMQGSKALFLESWAQDQGRAFLRLDYSGHGQSSGDFEAGCIGDWAMDARAVIEARTEGPLILVGSSMGGWISLLLARAMPDRIAGLVGIAAAPDFTARTWAEELSDAQRDQVTAEGRIEIASDYADQPYIFTRRLFEDGAQNLVLERPLPLPFPVRLLQGTADTDVPPSVALKLLAHADGPDLRLSLVKGADHRFSTPDCLAQIAASVSEVIARAAGQQTAQDRAAR from the coding sequence TTGACCGAATTCCTTACCTCGCCCCAGGGCCGCCGGCTTGCCTTTACCCAAACGGCCGGAAGCGGCCCGACTGTGGTATTTCTCGGCGGGTTCAAATCCGACATGCAGGGTTCAAAGGCCCTGTTTCTGGAGTCCTGGGCCCAGGATCAGGGCCGCGCCTTCCTGCGGCTCGACTATTCCGGTCACGGGCAATCCTCGGGTGATTTCGAGGCGGGCTGCATCGGCGACTGGGCCATGGATGCGCGCGCTGTGATCGAGGCCCGGACCGAAGGCCCGCTGATCCTTGTCGGATCGTCCATGGGCGGGTGGATCTCGCTCCTCCTCGCCCGTGCGATGCCGGACCGGATCGCGGGCCTGGTGGGCATCGCGGCCGCGCCGGATTTCACCGCCCGCACCTGGGCGGAAGAGCTGAGTGACGCCCAACGCGATCAGGTCACTGCCGAGGGCAGGATCGAAATCGCCTCGGATTACGCCGATCAGCCCTATATCTTTACCCGCAGGCTGTTTGAGGATGGCGCGCAGAACCTGGTTCTGGAACGCCCGTTGCCGCTCCCCTTCCCGGTCCGGCTTTTGCAGGGCACGGCGGATACCGATGTGCCGCCTTCGGTCGCGCTGAAGCTCCTCGCGCATGCCGATGGACCGGATCTGCGGCTGTCGCTGGTCAAGGGCGCGGATCACCGCTTTTCGACCCCGGACTGCCTGGCGCAGATCGCGGCCAGCGTGAGTGAGGTCATCGCGCGCGCAGCCGGGCAGCAGACGGCGCAGGACAGGGCCGCGCGGTGA
- a CDS encoding alpha/beta fold hydrolase translates to MIHRLFAALPVPARLVAALLIAMLLIAVLWVFAPRERVERGISFTPAVLGDDPEVWLQVSEQQYADIRPGAAKRILWAGEKGRKTPLAIVYVHGFTASAEEIRPVPDEVARALGANLFYTRLAGQGRAPEAMAGVEAGAWIEDMAEAMAIGRMLGDRVIVIGTSMGGALTALAATDPQLSEAMAGVVLISPAFALHNPANWMIDAPFPRLWTPLILGATQSTAPVNSGHERFWATRWPTAALYPLGALMREARAANFTAAMMPLLVLYAPADQVIDPTAIAPVIATWGGSVAVNERRMQAGDDPYAHVIAGDIFSPGQSEAVAELIVSWARGL, encoded by the coding sequence GTGATACACCGCCTTTTCGCCGCTTTGCCGGTGCCCGCACGGCTTGTCGCCGCCCTGCTGATCGCCATGCTGCTGATCGCCGTGCTCTGGGTCTTCGCCCCCCGCGAAAGGGTTGAGCGCGGCATCAGCTTTACCCCTGCGGTGCTGGGCGATGACCCCGAGGTCTGGCTCCAGGTCAGCGAGCAGCAATATGCCGATATCCGCCCGGGCGCCGCGAAACGCATCCTCTGGGCCGGCGAAAAGGGGCGCAAAACGCCGCTTGCCATTGTCTATGTGCATGGGTTCACCGCCTCGGCCGAGGAAATCCGCCCGGTGCCGGATGAGGTGGCCCGCGCGCTTGGCGCCAATCTCTTTTACACGCGGCTCGCCGGCCAGGGGCGCGCGCCCGAGGCCATGGCCGGGGTCGAAGCCGGCGCCTGGATCGAAGATATGGCCGAGGCTATGGCGATCGGGCGCATGCTGGGCGACCGGGTGATCGTGATCGGCACCTCGATGGGTGGCGCGCTGACTGCATTGGCGGCCACCGACCCGCAGCTTTCAGAAGCCATGGCAGGGGTGGTGCTGATCTCGCCGGCCTTCGCATTGCACAATCCGGCAAACTGGATGATCGACGCGCCCTTCCCCCGGCTCTGGACGCCTTTGATCCTTGGGGCGACCCAATCCACAGCGCCGGTCAACAGTGGGCATGAGAGATTCTGGGCGACCCGCTGGCCGACCGCCGCCCTTTACCCACTGGGCGCCCTGATGCGCGAGGCGCGGGCGGCCAATTTCACCGCTGCGATGATGCCGCTTCTGGTGCTTTACGCGCCCGCAGATCAGGTCATCGACCCCACAGCCATTGCGCCGGTCATTGCAACCTGGGGCGGATCTGTCGCGGTGAACGAGCGCCGGATGCAGGCCGGTGATGACCCCTATGCCCATGTTATCGCAGGAGACATCTTCTCACCGGGGCAAAGCGAGGCCGTGGCAGAGCTGATCGTGAGTTGGGCGCGCGGGCTCTGA
- a CDS encoding cold-shock protein, giving the protein MPTGTVKWFNATKGYGFIAPDDGGKDVFVHISAVERAGLKGLNDNQKIGYELQTGRDGKSSASELKLL; this is encoded by the coding sequence ATGCCGACTGGCACCGTAAAATGGTTTAACGCAACGAAGGGCTACGGATTCATCGCGCCCGATGATGGCGGCAAAGATGTCTTCGTGCATATTTCGGCGGTTGAACGCGCCGGTCTGAAGGGTCTGAACGACAATCAAAAGATCGGCTACGAGTTGCAAACCGGACGTGACGGCAAGTCCTCGGCCAGCGAGCTGAAACTGCTCTGA
- a CDS encoding sarcosine oxidase subunit gamma has product MAELIAKAALDGQGPVTRAGLVLSVLPPAPVWSIAPFPGEDLTPALATLGLEFPAPGHSHSAGDLRLIWTGRDQAFLFGGRPPEGLAAAVTDQSGAWAGISLSGTGGEAALARLVTPDLRLAAFPVGHVVRTGLNHIPAIVLREGETEFHIRVFRSMARSAWAELVEVLEHLAARAAAVQGGVSAPARTG; this is encoded by the coding sequence GTGGCTGAACTGATCGCAAAAGCGGCGCTTGACGGGCAGGGGCCGGTGACACGGGCGGGGCTGGTGCTTTCTGTGCTGCCACCCGCGCCGGTCTGGTCGATTGCGCCCTTTCCGGGCGAGGATCTTACGCCCGCGCTGGCGACCCTCGGGCTTGAATTTCCGGCGCCGGGGCACAGCCATAGTGCCGGCGATCTGCGCCTGATCTGGACCGGGCGCGATCAGGCCTTCCTCTTCGGCGGGCGCCCGCCCGAGGGGCTGGCGGCAGCGGTGACCGATCAGTCCGGCGCCTGGGCGGGGATTTCGCTGAGCGGCACTGGCGGCGAGGCGGCGCTGGCGCGGCTGGTCACGCCGGATCTGCGGCTTGCGGCTTTCCCGGTCGGTCATGTGGTCCGGACCGGGCTGAACCATATCCCGGCAATCGTCCTGCGCGAGGGCGAGACGGAGTTTCATATCCGGGTGTTTCGGTCCATGGCACGCAGCGCCTGGGCCGAGCTGGTCGAGGTGCTGGAGCATCTTGCCGCCCGCGCGGCGGCCGTGCAGGGCGGCGTATCGGCTCCGGCCAGAACAGGCTGA
- a CDS encoding Phasin encodes MNKTTDFTKVFQDVLASFPVDASAFQNAFKTQAAFGEKFSKVALEAAEKSTELSAIWAKETFSRLSDITKAKTDPTDYTKAVTDFASKSAEAAAENLAAFAEIAKKVQVETVELLLAAGKEAQDDASAAVKKAAADVQSVAKKATAAAK; translated from the coding sequence ATGAACAAGACCACTGACTTCACCAAAGTTTTCCAGGACGTCCTGGCTTCTTTCCCGGTTGACGCTTCGGCTTTCCAGAACGCATTCAAAACCCAGGCCGCTTTCGGCGAGAAATTCTCGAAAGTCGCTCTCGAAGCCGCCGAGAAATCGACCGAGCTGTCGGCCATCTGGGCCAAAGAGACCTTCTCGCGTCTCTCGGACATCACCAAAGCCAAAACCGATCCGACTGACTACACCAAAGCCGTGACCGATTTCGCGTCGAAATCTGCCGAAGCTGCTGCCGAGAACCTGGCTGCCTTCGCTGAAATCGCGAAAAAAGTCCAGGTCGAGACCGTTGAACTGCTGCTTGCCGCCGGCAAGGAAGCCCAGGACGACGCATCCGCCGCTGTGAAAAAAGCCGCGGCCGACGTGCAGTCGGTTGCCAAAAAAGCCACCGCTGCCGCGAAGTAA
- the phaC gene encoding class I poly(R)-hydroxyalkanoic acid synthase: MTTTEKKEETDSVARMERLNANLARIEELTQRLTAAVSARRSHDAALDGPASDVYLKAAASWVAGMMRDPGRVLEQQIGYWGKTLKHYVEANQVLAKGEFKAPTDPFPKDRRFSNPLWETHPFFNYLKQQYQLNSEAMTGAVGQMETLSPEDRKRVDYFTKQIVDMFSPTNFLGTNPDALERAVETDGESLVQGLENLVRDMEANSGELMVTLADKEAFTVGGNIATSEGAVVYRNRMFELIQYTPTTDKVHKTPLLIFPPWINKFYIMDLKPQNSLIRWIVDQGFTLFVVSWVNPDASYADVSLDDYIRDGYLRAMAEVRRITGEKQINVTGYCIAGTTLALTLAHLHKAGDKTVKTATFFTTLTDFSDPGEVGVFLDNDFVDGIERQTAQDGILSSLFMQRTFSFLRSNDLIYTPAIKSYMMGEAPPAFDLLYWNGDATNLPAKMAVEYLRGLCQQDGFAKGEFPVFGEPVSLAQVQVPLCAIACETDHIAHWKGSFNGIKQMGSKDKTFILSESGHIAGIINPPSKGKYGHWTSAAQPEGTPEAWLAAAEKTPGSWWPRWGAWLAASSGAMVKARAPGGPENPVLCPAPGTYVKPAAAQD; encoded by the coding sequence ATGACAACTACCGAAAAAAAAGAAGAAACGGATAGTGTCGCACGGATGGAACGGCTGAATGCCAATCTCGCCCGTATCGAAGAGCTGACGCAGCGCCTCACCGCCGCCGTTTCCGCCCGGCGCAGCCATGATGCCGCCCTCGATGGTCCTGCCTCGGATGTCTATCTCAAAGCCGCCGCCTCCTGGGTTGCCGGCATGATGCGCGACCCTGGCCGGGTGCTGGAACAACAGATCGGCTATTGGGGCAAGACGCTTAAACATTATGTCGAAGCGAATCAGGTGCTTGCCAAAGGCGAGTTCAAAGCCCCCACTGATCCCTTCCCCAAAGACCGCCGCTTTTCCAACCCGCTCTGGGAGACGCATCCTTTCTTCAACTACCTCAAGCAGCAATATCAGCTGAACTCCGAGGCGATGACCGGCGCGGTCGGCCAGATGGAGACGCTTTCGCCCGAGGACAGAAAGCGTGTCGACTATTTCACGAAACAGATTGTTGATATGTTCTCGCCGACGAATTTCCTCGGCACCAACCCCGATGCGCTGGAACGCGCGGTCGAGACCGATGGCGAAAGCCTCGTTCAGGGGCTTGAGAACCTCGTCCGCGACATGGAGGCCAACAGTGGCGAGCTGATGGTGACGCTGGCCGATAAAGAGGCCTTTACCGTTGGCGGCAATATCGCGACGTCCGAGGGCGCGGTCGTCTATCGCAACCGGATGTTCGAGCTGATCCAGTACACGCCGACAACCGACAAGGTTCACAAAACGCCGCTGCTGATCTTTCCGCCCTGGATCAACAAATTCTACATCATGGATCTGAAGCCGCAGAATTCGCTGATCCGCTGGATCGTCGATCAGGGTTTCACGCTGTTTGTCGTGTCCTGGGTGAATCCCGATGCCTCTTATGCCGATGTCAGCCTCGACGATTATATCCGCGACGGCTATCTGCGCGCGATGGCCGAGGTGCGGCGCATCACCGGCGAAAAGCAGATCAATGTCACCGGCTATTGCATCGCCGGCACCACGCTGGCGCTGACGCTTGCGCATCTGCACAAGGCCGGCGACAAGACGGTCAAGACCGCGACCTTCTTCACCACCCTCACCGATTTTTCGGATCCGGGCGAGGTGGGGGTCTTTCTCGACAATGATTTCGTCGACGGGATCGAGCGGCAAACGGCCCAGGACGGGATCCTGTCGAGCCTGTTCATGCAGCGCACCTTCAGCTTCCTGCGTTCAAATGACCTGATCTACACGCCAGCGATCAAAAGCTATATGATGGGCGAGGCACCGCCGGCCTTTGATCTGCTTTACTGGAACGGAGACGCCACCAATCTGCCGGCAAAGATGGCGGTAGAATATCTGCGCGGGCTCTGCCAGCAGGACGGGTTCGCAAAGGGTGAGTTCCCCGTCTTCGGAGAACCGGTGAGCCTGGCCCAGGTCCAGGTGCCACTTTGTGCGATCGCCTGCGAGACCGATCACATCGCGCATTGGAAAGGCAGTTTCAACGGCATCAAACAGATGGGGTCCAAGGACAAGACCTTCATCCTGTCGGAATCCGGCCATATCGCCGGGATCATCAACCCGCCCTCCAAGGGCAAATATGGCCACTGGACCAGTGCGGCCCAGCCCGAGGGCACGCCCGAGGCCTGGCTTGCAGCTGCAGAAAAGACGCCCGGCAGCTGGTGGCCCCGCTGGGGCGCCTGGCTTGCCGCCTCTTCCGGTGCGATGGTGAAAGCCCGCGCGCCTGGCGGGCCGGAAAACCCGGTGCTTTGCCCTGCGCCCGGAACCTATGTAAAACCGGCAGCGGCACAGGACTAA
- the phaR gene encoding polyhydroxyalkanoate synthesis repressor PhaR — protein sequence MSATDKPLLIKRYASRRLYNTETSDYVTLEDIAGLIRKGREVQIIDLKTGDDLTRQYLLQIVAEHESKGQNVLPVNVLTDLVRSYTTGMQAVMPQFLASSFEMLRNSQSKMVENLSTFPNPMATMPGFDALRKQQEAFLKTVMNGMPGWPGATSGPEAEPAAEKGEDLADIRKQLAELQAKLSKL from the coding sequence ATGTCCGCCACTGACAAGCCATTGCTGATCAAGCGCTATGCCAGCCGTCGTCTCTATAATACCGAGACCTCGGATTATGTGACGCTCGAGGATATCGCAGGCCTGATCCGCAAGGGGCGCGAAGTACAGATCATCGACCTGAAAACCGGCGATGACCTGACGCGGCAATATCTGCTGCAGATCGTGGCGGAACATGAATCCAAGGGTCAGAATGTGCTGCCTGTAAATGTGCTCACCGATCTCGTGCGCAGCTATACGACCGGCATGCAGGCGGTGATGCCGCAATTCCTTGCAAGTTCGTTTGAAATGCTGCGCAACAGTCAATCGAAAATGGTCGAGAACCTGTCCACCTTCCCCAATCCGATGGCCACAATGCCGGGCTTTGATGCGCTTCGGAAACAGCAGGAGGCCTTCCTCAAAACCGTGATGAACGGCATGCCGGGCTGGCCGGGGGCCACTTCGGGGCCGGAAGCCGAACCGGCCGCGGAAAAGGGCGAAGACCTTGCCGATATCCGAAAGCAGCTGGCCGAATTGCAGGCAAAGCTCTCGAAACTCTGA
- a CDS encoding aminotransferase class I/II-fold pyridoxal phosphate-dependent enzyme: protein MSAHNAPDLHEAEPIPAAARAAIEELLQSADLFRYNAPKDAPVALLEAEFAELLGAKYALAVSSCSAALFLTMKALDLKPGAKVLIPAFTFAAVPSAVVHAECVPVLVEVGQDMRIDIADFKAKLPGADAVLISHMRGHTSDMDAICALADAAGIPVIEDAAHSLGTLWHGKKLGTIGKAGCFSFQSYKMVNAGEGGMLITDDPELAARAIIMSGAYEENWKKHGGLQNSFGHWQNKLPLYNVRMQNLSAAVIRPQLPMLADRVTKGRANHDHVALLLNESPWLSVPQALAPEERAPDSIQFSLIGEWSDAEAREFQAEAKTRGVPVQIFGLSEGNARAFWNWQFLGETPELPMTRAMLMRACDMRLPVRLKREELEYLATAVLDAVKAVKG, encoded by the coding sequence ATGAGCGCCCATAACGCCCCCGATCTGCATGAGGCAGAGCCGATCCCGGCAGCGGCCCGTGCCGCGATCGAGGAGCTGCTGCAATCGGCTGACCTCTTTCGCTACAATGCGCCGAAAGACGCGCCGGTCGCGCTGCTGGAGGCCGAATTCGCCGAACTTCTGGGCGCGAAATATGCCCTCGCCGTGTCCTCCTGCTCGGCGGCGCTCTTCCTGACGATGAAGGCGCTGGATCTGAAACCCGGTGCGAAAGTGCTGATCCCGGCCTTTACCTTTGCGGCGGTGCCCTCGGCAGTGGTGCATGCGGAATGCGTGCCGGTTCTGGTCGAAGTGGGCCAGGATATGCGTATTGATATCGCTGATTTCAAAGCGAAACTGCCGGGTGCCGATGCGGTGCTGATCAGCCATATGCGCGGCCATACTTCGGATATGGATGCGATTTGCGCGCTTGCCGATGCCGCCGGCATCCCGGTGATCGAGGATGCGGCCCATAGCCTTGGCACGCTCTGGCACGGGAAGAAGCTGGGCACGATCGGTAAGGCGGGCTGTTTCAGCTTTCAGTCTTACAAGATGGTGAATGCGGGCGAAGGTGGCATGCTGATCACCGATGATCCCGAACTCGCAGCGCGCGCGATCATCATGTCGGGCGCCTATGAGGAAAACTGGAAGAAGCATGGCGGGTTGCAAAACAGCTTCGGCCATTGGCAGAACAAGCTGCCTTTGTACAATGTGCGGATGCAGAACCTGTCGGCGGCGGTGATCCGGCCGCAATTGCCGATGCTGGCGGATCGGGTGACGAAGGGGCGGGCCAATCACGACCATGTGGCTTTGCTGCTGAATGAAAGCCCCTGGCTCTCGGTGCCGCAGGCGCTGGCGCCAGAGGAACGCGCGCCGGATTCGATCCAGTTCAGCCTGATTGGCGAATGGAGCGATGCCGAGGCGCGGGAGTTCCAGGCCGAGGCGAAAACGCGTGGTGTGCCGGTGCAGATTTTCGGGCTTTCCGAGGGCAATGCGCGGGCCTTCTGGAACTGGCAGTTCCTTGGTGAGACGCCCGAGCTGCCGATGACCAGAGCGATGCTGATGCGGGCCTGCGATATGCGGCTGCCGGTGCGGCTCAAGCGCGAGGAGCTGGAATATCTGGCAACGGCGGTGCTTGACGCGGTGAAAGCCGTCAAGGGTTGA
- the phaZ gene encoding polyhydroxyalkanoate depolymerase, translating to MKYMATYDVMESARNTNEWLGASMQALASYPIFALSMNPMLPVMAAWGKVTERSFARMVAKPDWGIRTVVGPDGQDHLVDEKITLERDFGNLLQFFVRRREPMARRILIVAPMSGHYATLMRSTVASLLPDADVWVTDWHNARDIPVSAGTFDVEDYTLYIADFLKELGPDTHVVAVCQPVPLVLAATAWLAQEDPDAQPRSLTLMGGPVDPDAAPTEVTDFGNRVTMGQLEHMMIQRVGFKYKGAGRLVYPGLLQLAGFISMNGERHSKAFSDQIMREARGEASDQDGHNRFYDEYLAVMDMTAEFYLSTVERIFKNREIARNAFTVKGKHVDIGAITRVAVKIVEGENDDISAPGQCLAALDLLTGLPPEKKAQHLEPGAGHYGIFAGKSWRLNIRPLVLDFIDANAAAPKPERKRARTVTPIRLASVQGSPTDLAG from the coding sequence GTGAAGTATATGGCGACCTATGACGTGATGGAAAGCGCCCGTAACACAAATGAGTGGCTGGGCGCGTCCATGCAGGCGCTTGCGAGCTATCCGATCTTTGCGCTTTCGATGAATCCGATGCTTCCGGTGATGGCGGCCTGGGGCAAGGTGACCGAGCGCAGCTTTGCGCGGATGGTGGCAAAGCCCGACTGGGGCATCCGCACCGTGGTCGGCCCCGATGGCCAGGACCACCTTGTTGACGAAAAGATCACGCTCGAGCGCGACTTCGGCAATCTCCTGCAGTTCTTTGTGCGGCGCCGCGAGCCGATGGCGCGGCGCATCCTGATCGTCGCCCCGATGTCGGGCCATTATGCCACCCTGATGCGGTCTACCGTTGCGTCACTTTTGCCCGATGCAGATGTCTGGGTTACAGACTGGCATAATGCGCGTGACATTCCGGTGTCGGCGGGCACCTTTGATGTCGAGGATTACACACTTTATATCGCCGATTTCCTGAAAGAGCTGGGGCCGGACACCCATGTCGTCGCGGTCTGTCAGCCGGTGCCTCTGGTGCTCGCGGCCACGGCCTGGCTGGCGCAGGAAGATCCCGATGCGCAGCCGCGTTCGCTGACACTGATGGGCGGGCCGGTCGATCCTGATGCGGCGCCGACCGAAGTGACCGATTTCGGCAACCGCGTCACCATGGGTCAGCTGGAACATATGATGATCCAGCGCGTCGGCTTTAAGTATAAGGGCGCCGGCCGGCTGGTCTATCCGGGGCTGTTGCAGCTGGCGGGCTTTATCTCGATGAATGGCGAACGCCACAGCAAGGCGTTTTCCGACCAGATCATGCGCGAGGCGCGGGGCGAGGCCTCGGACCAGGACGGTCATAACCGCTTCTATGACGAATATCTGGCGGTGATGGATATGACCGCCGAATTCTACCTCTCAACGGTCGAGCGGATCTTTAAAAACCGCGAGATTGCGCGCAATGCCTTTACCGTGAAGGGCAAGCATGTCGATATCGGGGCCATCACCCGGGTGGCGGTGAAAATCGTTGAAGGTGAGAATGACGATATTTCTGCGCCCGGCCAATGCCTTGCGGCGCTCGACCTGCTGACCGGACTGCCGCCGGAGAAAAAAGCGCAGCATCTTGAACCCGGTGCCGGCCATTATGGTATTTTCGCCGGCAAATCCTGGCGGCTGAATATTCGCCCGCTGGTTCTGGACTTCATCGACGCCAATGCGGCCGCCCCGAAGCCAGAGCGCAAACGGGCCAGAACCGTGACGCCGATCCGGCTGGCCAGCGTTCAGGGCAGCCCGACTGATCTGGCGGGCTGA
- a CDS encoding dihydrofolate reductase yields the protein MLSLIVARSKEGAIGRDGDIPWHAPEDLGFFKRETLGGAVIMGRRTWESLPFKPLKNRDNIVVSSTMEADFAVPSLEEALARAMALGHRRIYAIGGASIYAAALPLADRLLITEVDLSVSDADTFFPRFAPEDWRLAGSQDLRREAPSCRLDEYLRRQR from the coding sequence GTGCTGAGCCTTATCGTTGCCCGATCGAAGGAAGGCGCTATCGGCCGCGACGGCGATATTCCCTGGCACGCGCCCGAAGATCTCGGCTTTTTCAAGCGCGAAACACTTGGGGGCGCGGTGATCATGGGGCGGCGCACCTGGGAAAGCCTTCCATTCAAGCCTTTGAAAAATCGTGATAACATCGTCGTCTCTTCGACGATGGAAGCAGATTTCGCAGTCCCGTCGCTGGAAGAGGCCCTCGCCCGCGCCATGGCGCTCGGGCATCGCCGGATCTATGCGATTGGCGGCGCCAGCATCTATGCGGCGGCGCTGCCGCTGGCCGACCGGCTGCTGATCACCGAGGTCGATCTCTCGGTCTCCGATGCCGATACGTTCTTCCCGCGTTTCGCCCCCGAGGACTGGCGGCTGGCGGGCTCGCAGGATCTGCGCCGCGAGGCACCGTCATGCAGGCTGGATGAATATCTGCGGCGCCAGCGCTGA